ATGTAACTctggtccagaaggaacgatctaaagtggccaccttgtgcaataaatattgcaagctatatacaccctcggaatacctacctattttccagaaagaatccaaaatggcgaggaattgacgagaagcaatttttgttgaactgctcgttaaggattaattagtccataacttcattaataattgtaagtaagcaaatctgggtagaaatcatatgcaccctaggcacccctaccttcatgccagaaagaatcaaaattggtgaagaattggagAAGCAGCGATTTGTATGGAAACTGTTCATTAGGGCTTACTTACgcaatatcttcattattaattgcaagtatgcaaatttgggtagaagctatatgcaccccaggcagacctaccttcctgccaaaaataaaaatcggtttagcaatttttgtgaaacgtggacaaccaacacatgatggcataagctcatctggccaacaagctagtaattaaaaacacacacagttacatagttatttgttttataactaaacgagctgctttaaaaaacaagtgacttttggtGGTGACACCTTAAAAATAATCCTCCACGGTATTTGCAAGTAAATTTTTGCAAGCCCAAGGCAGCAGAGTAAAATATGCTTGATTGTtaacagtgtcttacaaaagtggCATATTGGTGGTTCTTCACCTTTGAATAAACCAATCTGACGCCTGGTATATATCTGAAGGTCTCATTACCTCATTTGCAATATCCATAATTGTACCAATATTAACCAAGTTAAAACTACACGGTGAAACACATTCAGTCCATCCGTGTTGGCATCAGTGTGTTGCCATAGAAATGAATTATTTCTGAGAACATGATCAGCTGCGAATCTCATTCATTTTCTCATCATTAGGGTCATTTCAGCATGACTTGAACTTTACGATTTTTGAGGAAGACAATACACTATGCTCTCATACACACTGACTTTTTGAcaattatattttattgtttaccTTCTGGAACCGAAGATGGGATACACAGCTGACATTTCTGAGAAGACAAGACACAGGTCATTGtttgtaaaattaaaaaaaatcacttttgttcATTTGTTCCAGAGCAGGTCTAGCTTACCGTTATCTGAGCAGCTGCTGTTATTTGAGGTGTTTATTCCACTAATGTCCAGCACTGTATCCAGGCCAGGACTGGTAGCTGTGTCCTATTTTTGTTTCCAAATATTTAAAGAAAAAACAGTTCAGATAAAATCAAGATGCACACAATTTGACCTTCAAACAAAATCAGCCAGAATATTTGATTTTCTGCACTTCAATTACAAGTATGCAAGACATTTTTACTGTCTCCGCGTAAAAGCATCAAGGTGGTATTGTGTGCAATTTTACTTAGTAATAATTtcataaaataaacaaaaatgaaATTAACATGCATCAAGGTTAAGCTGCACCAGTTCTTATCCAACACCCTTTTTAGAGATAACAGGTACACTAATCTTACAGCTCcaattaaccccccccccaacaaagaACCAAGTCGTTCCTTCACCAAATGTACTCTCATCACTGAGAACTAGATAGTAGGTGATACGAGACTTACCTGGTGATCCATATTCGAGGTTAAGGACTTGACTGGTGAACCAGGTTTCCTGGTAACAGCCTTGTTAACGACAGCAGACTGAGAGACACTGTGTGAGCTCAAGGGCTGAACCCATGGTGTCTGTTCTGTGCCCTCAGATGCACCACATTCCCCAAGTTTAGGCAGCAGCTGAGGATTCAGTTTTGGTTTGTGAATAAAAACAGTCTTGCGCACTGAAGAGCAATCTCTCTGCACTGGAACTGCATCCTTTTCCACTGCTGGTTTCTGACTGGTGGCTTGTTTTGGCTTCAGAGTGTGAGACTTATACATGGACACTGGCTTTTTTCCAGTCCCAAAGAAAGCAGCGCTGACGACGATTCTGGGTTTGTGTTTGGATTTCAGACCACTGAATGTAATCAAGGCCTGCTTCTTCACTTCCACTGTGTTTGTAGATGAATCTGCTTTCATGCTCCAGTTGGGTTTAGGTGCAAAGTAGCCCTTTAGGTTGGATTTCTGTGCTATCACTTTCTCCTTTTTAGGCTTTTTGGTTTTGATGTTCCCTCCCGACGACACAGGAGTGCTCGGCTGATCTCGGTTTGCTGGAGGCGGCTTGCTTTCCTTAAGCACCTTCCTTTCAAGTGGTGTGAGGTAAAGGGGTTTCTGCTTGCTGTAAAAGGACCCTGTTCGGAGTGCGGCTTTGAAAGGGGATGCTCGTTTAGGAGGAGACTCCAACGTGGAGCTGTGGCGCATCTTTCTGGGTGTACTGGGAGAGCGCGATGGGGAACGCATCCTTTCAAGTGAATTCAGCAGAGACGGGCTGTTCTCTTTTAGCCGAGCGGACGCTCTCTTTGAGTAACTCTCCTGTGTCAAGGCTTTCTTCTTCGCTGGATTACTGTGAGGGAAATTATACAGCTTTAGTGGGATcaggggagagagaaaaaaaaaattatacagggTGTCTGAAAAATCAGGAACCAATGAGACTTTCAAAAAACCCTACTTAATTTTATATGTATTATTTAACACACTACACATTTTCAACTGCTACATCATATTTCTGCAGATTTTGGTCAACATCCTTCAGTTGGTCCATGAGTTTTCAGACACCATGTAGAATAATGACATTATATTTGAGGGGTAAAAAGGGCAcacacctttcagcattggtaGAGCACAGTTTTCTCTTCTTTGACGTGCTGATTGACATTTTCATGTCATCTGAAGCAAGAAAGAGAATAAAACCAAAAACCTGTGATATCAGCTAGCACTAAAAGTTGAGTTATAATGACATCAGCCCAATATTACAATTTTCAGGACATCGTGTCtgcttataaaaaaaaatctgcacaACAGACAATTGTCCAGTTATTGAAGAATACAATATGAAAATTGTTTGAAGCAGGACTGTCAGATTCGATTTAGCTATAAATGGCATGTCTACTTTCTAACCAACTTCTAAATGCATCCATTTGAAAGATTAACAGCAGTTCAGGCTGCAAGGTTTACATTAAATGTCCTTGCTCCAATATGTTGGATGctccacacatacatctgaaagatgttaaaaattttaggaaggagtcccttatgccgcttttccactacaaacgcggctgagtcgggctgagccgtgccgtgctgagtcgggctgagcggggctgttggagttgcatttcgactacaaccgcgctgaaccgtgctggctggaagtgggtggacacattgggtggagttagcgaaagtgggtggacgtcaggtgatgtcgttaagcagcgcaaacagtgacatcagtgagcttttaagcggtagtctcacgacccggatagtaaacaataaacatggaggacatggagtcgttagtgttgctggtcttggtgctgtggcttgttgtcaccgacaacgcggacagatactggcaagagcgtatagatgaggcgaggcgcataaggcttcagaaattctcgtaattcgcaattcttctccttccgggtttacggtgtttacagatcccagcgcgctcgcggggcgtgtgtgggcatgtgaggacactcctcctcaccaatcagtgcacaggggtgtgtctcctcacgcccccagcctcactcggctcgcttcagccccactccaaaacggtgcgagttttaggggctaagcagggctgaagcgagctgagtcgtgctggtttttggtagtcgaaacgcgagccgtgtcgggctgaagtgagctgaagcgagctgaagtgagctgaaaaagggtagtggaaaagggccattagtgtcagtgctttgttcaTTCCAACTTTACCTCTGAGTAAAGTTTTTCCAAAATGGAAAGCCATCAAGATGATGGGCTTTAAAGgttgcagtttctcagtaacatgatcaGCTacattatttttgtcttattaactttgagagaaAAGCTGGTGATGGTATAACTTTATAGCTGATAAAATGCACGTGATAACAGGAACTGATATGTTTCAAGGACAGACCATGACATTAAACTAATTATATTGGAAGCTTGATTCTTTTCACTCCTTGTCCTGTTTTATTCTGCACTTAAACTAAACAATTGAGCATACGTCATTTCATGAAATCAAGTTATTTGTCACATTTACTTTAGAAGCAATACACTTTGCTCCCAATGTTTTTACAGCAGCACAGAAAGACACATGCTGCTGTGTGAGAAGGTTAAGGCTTGACCAATGACCAGAGTCGATATTTAGCAATTTTTAAAATCAATCATCGGACTCGGCATTTGAGCTTATTTCCTTGCAAAAGGAAAACATTTTTTGTTACATATGCACATATCTGACAACATAGCCTGATCCAGTAACACCGCCCACAGCATTATTGGATTGCTTGAAATGTGGATGGCATATCGAGTACAACCAACTAACAGTCTGTTTTCATGTCCCACCCACAGCACTATTAGATTGGTAAAAATGTGGACCATGTGTGGAATAAATCCAATCAAACCTGCTTTTTCGTGTTTGTGAGAAATGTGGGAATGAAGCAGCACCTGTATTCACTTCCACAGTGAGAGAAAACATGTGAAGGTTGAACACAGTTGGCAAAAAGCATAATGCACTTGGTCATATAATTTCATTCACACACCTTGAGATGACGACTGCCCTCAATATACTTGTTACACTATATATTGTTCTAATATTAACCATCATGTTGATTTAATGTGAGTAAGAATTGAATTTTTGTAAATTTTCAATCTACAAACATCAAATGTACAATAAATG
This Neoarius graeffei isolate fNeoGra1 chromosome 3, fNeoGra1.pri, whole genome shotgun sequence DNA region includes the following protein-coding sequences:
- the esco2 gene encoding N-acetyltransferase ESCO2 isoform X2, whose translation is MKMSISTSKKRKLCSTNAESNPAKKKALTQESYSKRASARLKENSPSLLNSLERMRSPSRSPSTPRKMRHSSTLESPPKRASPFKAALRTGSFYSKQKPLYLTPLERKVLKESKPPPANRDQPSTPVSSGGNIKTKKPKKEKVIAQKSNLKGYFAPKPNWSMKADSSTNTVEVKKQALITFSGLKSKHKPRIVVSAAFFGTGKKPVSMYKSHTLKPKQATSQKPAVEKDAVPVQRDCSSVRKTVFIHKPKLNPQLLPKLGECGASEGTEQTPWVQPLSSHSVSQSAVVNKAVTRKPGSPVKSLTSNMDHQDTATSPGLDTVLDISGINTSNNSSCSDNEMSAVYPIFGSRRSRKKSGLSSPLNCSTPSAGTPSLLVKERGSRRKKELKKQNDQLIIDAGQKQFGATMCTSCGMLYSADSPEDNFQHTQFHQRFLNTIKFVGWKKERIVAEFWDGKIILVLPEDPKYATKKADDVRRIADSELGFQQVNLSSPGAAKTYLFINSDKMVVGCLVAEPIRQAFRVLEQLEKLKDMTKEDFMEHHRAWCCSTVPERAICGVSRIWVFSLMRRKGIATRLLDTVRGSFMYGSPLTKEEIAFSDPTPAGKLFATKYCGTPKFLVYNFIA
- the esco2 gene encoding N-acetyltransferase ESCO2 isoform X1, which translates into the protein MRHTYYLKSIPGDYLMKLVKMMPKVYKKCHQDDMKMSISTSKKRKLCSTNAESNPAKKKALTQESYSKRASARLKENSPSLLNSLERMRSPSRSPSTPRKMRHSSTLESPPKRASPFKAALRTGSFYSKQKPLYLTPLERKVLKESKPPPANRDQPSTPVSSGGNIKTKKPKKEKVIAQKSNLKGYFAPKPNWSMKADSSTNTVEVKKQALITFSGLKSKHKPRIVVSAAFFGTGKKPVSMYKSHTLKPKQATSQKPAVEKDAVPVQRDCSSVRKTVFIHKPKLNPQLLPKLGECGASEGTEQTPWVQPLSSHSVSQSAVVNKAVTRKPGSPVKSLTSNMDHQDTATSPGLDTVLDISGINTSNNSSCSDNEMSAVYPIFGSRRSRKKSGLSSPLNCSTPSAGTPSLLVKERGSRRKKELKKQNDQLIIDAGQKQFGATMCTSCGMLYSADSPEDNFQHTQFHQRFLNTIKFVGWKKERIVAEFWDGKIILVLPEDPKYATKKADDVRRIADSELGFQQVNLSSPGAAKTYLFINSDKMVVGCLVAEPIRQAFRVLEQLEKLKDMTKEDFMEHHRAWCCSTVPERAICGVSRIWVFSLMRRKGIATRLLDTVRGSFMYGSPLTKEEIAFSDPTPAGKLFATKYCGTPKFLVYNFIA